ATTCACAAAAAATAtagcagaaaatactttaatttgtattttatagatTCAAACATAGCAAAGATTCAGAATTGTTTAGGTATCAGTAAGCAGTTCCAACAtggattttgattttaataaatatcACATTTTAACAGGCTAGATATAGGAAGGAATTGTAAAGTGATGAATTGCCGGATTGCTAGTTTATAAACATAAGCATCTAGATTATTTACAACATATTACAGATAATTTCCcaagaaagcacaaagcaaggTCAGATAAAGGTGACCCAATCATCAAAACAACTCTAGAAAGTGTGGCACAGTATTTCATGCATATACAATGACATATAGCACAAATCACCAGCTGAAGTAGGAACACACTTATTATTCCATCTTACATAATCTGTATACTTCactgttttaaaactgcattctCACCTTCCTTCTCTGGCACTTAGGAGCAAGTTGTTCAGCAACAGTGCCCTACATTTTGCCTATGCAGTTTGGACCaagtcttttaatttttcactcaAGTGCTTATGACTTCAGAATGATGAAACAtttgtctttgtcttctttctaCCTCTGTGATTACAATCGTTGTGTCATTTGTACaaggaaatgtaattttactCTGAAATGAATGGCAGACAATGTTGACAAGCTGATCTCCAATAGGCTggaatttaaaatagtttacaGCTCAGGGACAGCGTAAGTAACCTTATTCTTCAGTATAAAAACAGATCTGTCATTGTATGTTAAATTAAGTTTCAGAAAAAGACCTATGTCATCCAACTCACTATGCTGCCTATGACGTTTTGCCACGTCACAGAATGTACatcaaatactgtaaaaaaaaaagaggtgacaGGAAATTTGTTTCAACTAGATTcgtaacaggaaaaaaatctcatttctacAACAGCGAAGTGAAAGGCCTTCCATATTTGATCACCAAGTGAGATGTACattaaaatgcaacagaacCTCTCTGTACACAGAACTACCTGTTTCAGTTGCACTCCTGTTTTTTATTacaatgcaaaggaaaaggaaaacttccCATCTTTTTGTCCTCACACCATGGTAAGAACCTTGCCGGATTGTGCCAATGAAATATCTACGGAGCAGGTGGGCAGGATCTGTATGTCTGAATCTCTCGCCTGTCCCATAAGCAAGTGCATGACGCTAGCATGTGATGCTGCTTCAGTGTCCATGGATTTTAGCCAGGCAcaggtggaagaaaagaataaactgCATCCCCAGAAGGTTGGGAGCAATCCACTTTCCCCAAAAAGCAAGGtgagggggaaaggaaaaactatTTATTCTGAGACTCAGGTCCTTCCTGGCACCattgtagacttttttttagcTAGAAAATCCTGCCTAATGCTTTAGGCACTATGATATATAATACAGTTAAAACTAAGCTGTACAGGATTCTTCACACGAGTGAGCCTACAGGTTCTAGCCCTTGCAGGTCAacccaaaacagaagaaataaatgaccAGCTGAACAATAATACATTccttcaatatatatataactcaGAAGACTTCGATACTCAGGGCATACATAACTCGTTTGACCAAACACGGCTGTTCACATTAAACCAAAGACctagattttcatttcagttgaatacagaaaagaaactccAGGGTGCAAATTATGGTATCCTAGAGTATACAAATACCAACCTTAGAAAAGGTCAGGCGAATCCACCTTGAAATCAGCTGCTCTCCTCCACTAAGCAGAAAGGGAGCCCCATGGTGACTTGCTCAGACATGGGTGCCCACAAAAACACAGGAGGCTGCTGCGTAAGAACATAACATCCCCAGGCTGGCGTTACCTTTCTCTAACATCACGTTGATTTTATCTACTGGCTTATAGAGGAACTACAGACTGGACAGTTGCCAATTTGTGCaactaccattttttttctttcatttatcttACCCCAGTTTTACTCAAGAGGGTTTACTTTCTCAGGAAACACTACTCTTATTATAAGTGCCAGCACAATAGTCTCTCATTTCCAGTCTGGTAGAAATTTGAGGCTTGTCTAGAAATGAAGGACATAGAGCATATTCCATCTTTCAGGAAAATCTCCGCTGTGAAGGACCACATTATGGAAGCCAGTATCGTTACAATAAATAATATAGACAGGTCACTAAAGATCTGGTagagtgaaaaatgtttaagagcactttatttgctgaaaatttttaaaaaataacaaaaaagctaTCTACACTGTACCAGCACTTCCTACATTCATAACTCCTAACTATACTTTGAAATACactggttttaaaaaaacaaaattacttcattttaaatttaaccAACATTTGGTTACTACTAATCAGTAGTACTGTTTCTGAATTATGTCTTTGTCAATGATAAATTATCATTGACATTTGTGGACTGTGATTACACaagtaatttcatattttatgaaaGTTACATTATTAACATACCCGTTTTATTACGTTGAATATCCTTTTTAAGAAGGTACAGTTAGGGATTGCATAGATAGAGTATGTGATATTAAATGTCAGTATgattatgaattttaaaaagcctttttttttttttaaagtgactataaaaagttttttctttttgcactgaCCTTTTAATGCACCACTAAAACATAAACCGTTACAAGCAAATCTAATTCCACTGCTCAAAGAGCAATATGtgctatttttaatatcttagaCATTAAAAGGACAATTTCTGGAGACTGAATTTGTGATTACCATCCAGAAGATCAAATGGACTAGATGCAAACCTGACTGACAGACTTAGCTAGCAATGCTCCACTAGTCATCTCTCCATGCCCTTCCCTCTGACCCCTGAAGTGAATGTAGGTAGCCAAGGGTCAAGAAGCCAAGAAGAGTCACTTACAACTATGCTGTATCAGAGAGAAGGTggttattttgaagaaaataggaaCTTACGAAAAGCAgcatgtaaggaaaaaaattgatgTCAGCATATTGCAAAGGAGCTTGGTACAAAGTAAAATTTTCTGCTCAGtaaatttcctatttttaaaagttttgtaaCTACAGTAAGAAGACAGAACTCAACGAGAGCCctatttccttttctggctTTACTTTTAGACAGCCAGAATCAGCATACTCAGTCCTCAGAACTTACTGAAGCTCAGTACTGGGGAGAGGTGAGGGATGAACCACCTCACTTAGGACAGGCCAAGTCAGGATCGAGGTACCTGtgttttcatataaaacaaCTGTctcaaagacaagaaaataaagaaaatttacaaTGTGTCAGTACAATAGAACTGTGAGCAGagaagttaaaattaaacagatggGCATaatttacacatttaaaaactatATACTTCATTCATAAATATCTTCTCTAATTAACAACCATTCCTAGtttaaacataaatattcaAGTTGgtatttgattttactttttatcaGTTCATGCGAGTCCTGTAAGGATCAGTTCCTTCTGCTCAATGCAGTCCTGTAAATGGTCTTCACTAATGGTTTGTGCAAAGGCCTTCATTACCTAGTTCGTTgcaataaaactttaaaattctgCAACTCTTTTATACTTGTCGAAagcctgcaaaacaaaaaaaaccctaaatgTTAGTAGGTCAACTGTGACAAGAAGTGCAAACCACCGTCTTCCgtgggagtttttttttccaatagaaaAAACGCTACACAATTCTGTTCCAAATGTTAACACATACGATACTACTTTCCCCTCAaaagatctctctctctctctctccattaCATTTAACATGTTACAGGGATTAAAGtttggatatattttaaatagtccTGATTTCATTAAAGACCTAACCAGAGCTAACGTTAAGTGaattcttttaaacagaaataattatgttCAAGATCAGATGAATTAGCACGATAAAGACAAATTCCACAAATCCATTAAAACTGTTAAGTTTTACTTCACCATTTGAAGAGGTAAAGTTTTTATTGTTCCCTCCAAAATTAATCActagtttttaaacagaaacaattaCATCATATCCCAAAAATCTCAAAACTTAAGGGCTAAATGACAGCattgaaaaaagaaaccctcaaatattttttctccttttcaggtatacatatttaaaacagaaatacaaagtgTACTTCTGGAAGAGCTGTAGTTATCGTTCAAGAAGCAGGAGACAGTCTAACGCTTAAGACATTTAAGAGTCTTATGGAATTCATAAGATTTGAGACAAAGGCTGAGTTAGGTCCCAACACAAAATGACAAAGGTTAATAATCAGTAATCCACATGCTGTTTGATGGCACTGAGTTTATCAATATCACTAAGAATAATTCAACCTTTAAGAGCTACATCTACATGCCTTTTCCACAGACCTTGAGTGTTGACactgaaattttacttttttttttttaaagaaactacaCAAATCACAAAATCTTACCTTCCAAAGGCATTTACAAGAGCAACTATTTCTTGACGTGTGAGTTGAAAACCTTTTGATGGACTGTTCTCAGGAAggttctgtatttctttctcagaaaataaaatcttcagagCAGTTCCTAAGCCTTGAGTCTACAAGAAAATCCAGGTGTTTTAATGCCAATAAGGTCACTCTTTTcaactcaaaaagaaaaacattaaaatgttaactACCGATGCGtgcaaaatatattattcttttATACTGACACTGTCTCAACCCAAACAGCTATACACAATCCAGGACACCAATGCAAACACACGCCACCAATTGCATACCAAGTTCATTCActtatttaagaatatttgtTTCCTCAGGTATACTTACTCTAAATCCTTATGGTtttaacttctttctttcccatctcttttcttcttagCCACACTAGACGCATAAAAAACCATGACTGTCACAACACCTCCAGCCCTTCCCCACTACATTAGATGCCTCACTGTTGTGCAATTTGTCAAATCAggcctcccctttccttttctttccccctcttccAGGTCAAGCTAGGTTTTTGTAATGAGGTGTCACAACACTTTTTTACTTCCTCCATCTCCAGTCCCAGtggcagacatttttttttttttttaaatataaaattgggGCTGAAACTGTATCAGAAGCAGCTAATCTTCTTCCCCCTTTTAATCAGGTTGAGGAAATGACTGGATTTTGACAGCGGTTGAGATTGGctgcaaggaaaaggaaatccatccctatttcattttgtacaggaagaaaaagtggtAATAGATCAGAAGTATCAACTGGTACAGAATAGGCAGAACTCCAGAAATTTAGCAGAGACCACTACATTTTTGGTGCTAGGAATTTATATGAGAACTGAACCCTGATAAACTTAATGCTATACAACAGTACCATATAGTAGGCGCCCGGAATTACCAACTGTTCTCAGACTACACAATATTACTCTTAAGGGTTAAAAACTTGTTCTCAAAATAAAGACACGTCTCCAGAAATggattgtttttcagttgtcaGCTTTACCGTGCATCTTGCAGTATTTTATAATGGTGAAAATCtgtattacttatttttcttatgccTCAATTTATGGAGTTAAAGCTCATTAAAGCAAGTGGAATATTTCAAGGAAGGCTTCCCACAGGTGATTCTACAAGATTTTGCATTGAATTATTTGCTCtaaaccaaaataatttttgagaaCACAAATAACAGACAGCTTTTGACCACAATGAATGATATTGAACAAAAACCATCAATAACTCCTTGTTTGAAAGTAAACTAAACACAtgtctattttttaatatagagGTAAGGATATCAAAGACCTAAACTGTACCTGCAGTTTGCCCCACAACCTGCATTTATCACATCCAACACAATCCATTATGCGAGATATGTTCTTGAAGTGCAGTCTGAACTCTTCCTagcagttaaaaacaaagttaaaaaaggTTAAATTAAAGTATCTCTTAGCTTTACGAGTCATTTAGTACCACTAGAATATCAATCCTCTGTTACTAAAATTGAACAAACCTACTACCATACAGGGTCAGGCTACAATAGAAGTCCACATATACCCAGAATTTTGTTTCCAAGCCTTTGCTAATAGTTGAtgccttgaaaaacaaaaatataggACATGCAGAATACCACTGGAAACTCAGCATACAGAACATAATCAACTTGCTCAAAAATTTCTGAGCTGTGTTGTGTGTCACTGTCCAATTTTAATTCCATTAAGTTATTCAAATCCTTTTTGAACCAACCTACATTTTGGACAACAAGGCAAACGATTAACAATTCACAAAAGGCATTTCCTACCCAAAACTACAGGCAGATTGTTGCTTTGCAGCGTCAGTCAGGGTGGAAGCAATTACAGTACAGAACTAATTAATGTTAtctacattaaatatttaaggtCAGGAAAACACTAGCAGGGCTGATAAACTACTGGTACCACCTTTCAAAAAGCATTCTTTCTAATACTGAtcataaaaaaatccaatgcTACTACTGAAATAAGTATTTGAATACTTATAATTTTTAACAGACCTTTATTGCTATAAGCCACACTCCAGTTGTGGAATTACAGCACATAGCAACCTGAACAACACTGATAGTTTCTAGATAGTAACAGCATTCGCATTAGAATCATGTGTCAGAGAACTATACTTTCGTAATGTTAAGTTCATATTCTAGTTCACCAAAATGTGCATAGATTACCTACCTGGTTTTTAACCAAACATCACTTTTTTTATTGGAGGGGATGCCTATGTGAAGCTGATACTctatttaaataacaatttgCTTGCATTACTAATACCATATCAACTAATTTACCCCACAGCACAGTCCCAATCATAGATCTTAGTCTGCTTGACTTGGCACAACACCTTGAATTCAAGTATTGTAAAGGAGATTAAGAGGCTTCAGATGAAATTCTTTAAGATGTCATACCTGCCTTTTCTAGTCTACCTGCCATAAGCATTATGCTGCTGAGAGaggtttttcaaaaataacacaaCTTAATTCCAAAATGGATATTTTGGATGTTTATTAGAAAGTAGCTTCACCTTTAATGACTTGGCTCCTTTTTTATCTCCAGCAAACATGGACTTTTCATCAAAGTGCATATGGAAGGACCTAATAAAGACAATACAAAAAACTTAACAACCCCAGTGTGAACTACAGTGTACCGTCAAGCAGCTGTTACAGTTTAAGATGTTTTTCATAGTTCCTACTTGTTCCATTTCAAAGATATCCTTCAAATTTCAAACTGTTGCTATTCAAAAATTTACTAAATGGTACCGACTTTACCATTCAATCACTATAGCCTGAAAACTGTTATAATTTTCTGGAGAATGTTCTTCACTCCATTAAGACTTCATTCTAATACAAATTGAGACTGTCTTACTATTTGCCTTTCAGTTCATCAGTTGTCTGACCACATCTCAAATACCTAACATGACTATGCCTAGAGGCAACAGATGAAGCCATGCAGCATGCAACTGACTACAAAAATTAGTGAGAAAATAAGTAAAGGAATTGGACTGAAGAGCCTTACAGAACAACCAGAAGGAAGAAGGATAAGCGTAAGAGAAATGCAGGATTACTCACTAAACATTAGAAGAATATATgtagcattttccttttcaaaacagatcATGCGTCTTACACTGAAGGATCAGAAATAAGCCACAAATGGGGAGTAGCTCAGGGcggtggctttttttttccaccccccaTTTAAAAGATTCACATATTCAAGCCTCAAAAAACCATCTCTCATCCTGTCAAATACACaattcctcttcttcccctattttatttcctcatgtCACTCTTCCTTGTTCTATCCTGTCAAGAAGTCATCTATTCTCACTGAACAGCATAACTGAGAATTTCAAGCTATTGATAAAAAAAACTCATGCCTTACTTTGTATCCCTGAAGATTTCTAGTAAGAGCGCTTTAGATTCAGCATCCTCATGGCCATTTCCAGTGTAAAGGTCAACAACTGAACGCTCAAAGTATGGTGCAACCTTTGATAAAGCACGCAGCTCTATCAAAtacaagaaatataaatttttaaGCCTTCTTGGTCCTTCTCCTTTTGTTTCAATAGGGTCAAAGCGGCGAGTGAACTCTTTAACATTTGGTCCCCAGCTAGGCTTCCCCCAGGTttctaaacagaagaaaaaaggaggggtGGAGCTTAAAATCATATTCggaaaatagaacaaaacagacaagaacCAAGtatacacaaaaaatatttcagaaagagaataaatacaTGCTACAGACGTAGTATTCCATTCATCAACTTTACCCAGTCTTAAAATTACCTTCAAGAAGATAATTGGCACACAGATGCAAGTTGATGCTAGCATGAAGCCCAGAAATGAGTTTATAGAACACTCTTTTCTCAAGGCAAAGACCTgtcaaggaaaaagagaaaagcaaatccCAAACTAAGTCCTGGAAacaatgtattaaaattaatatatctTGACACGTCACTGAGGCATATCTGCACCATTTAACTTTCAAGAGTTACAGTTACAGCACTTGATCATTATTTCTAGCAGTACATCCAGTAAGTTCTTATATCCATCATAGGAAAAGTACACCTCTTATTTTTGTACATAAAGTACCACCAAGAATGACATTTAACATTTCTTACTTGGTGTTTCAGTGGTTCTAATAAATGCAGTCAAACAACTATCTGGTCAATTAGCACAGATAAATTGGCACACAAAAATAAGATGCTTACATTGTTTGAACAATAGATTTAAAACAGTCTTTAATTTTGACAGTCTGGAAACCAGAACTATACTGTGACCCATCCTAGCGAGAATTAAATCTATCATCAAATTAGAGTCGTGTTCTTCTAGGAAGACATCAAAACCACACAGCTTTAAGGGACTGGAAAACAGTTACACTATGAAAGTATTTGGAGATAGTAAAAATACTATTGTGTTGTTTCTAGTGAATTTAAATGATATTAACCCCACCCCAAGAGGATTACCTTCTAGCCATGTGTAAAAAGATTCTCCTGTAAATAGATAATATATAGTTTAATTAagagtattcttttttttttttatcattatagTACCTTTACATTACGATGTGTACTAACACTAGCTGCCATCTGGACATAAAGCTAAATAATTTAACTATTAAAGTGAGAATAGACACTGAAGTGGCTAAACTTTGAGGTTAGTTTAAATCTGTTGGGGTCAGAATAAGAGAAATACAAGAATAAGCGTAACTAAGCTACTAGCGAGGGCATTCAACAGCAAGTATAAACCCAATTACATGCACTAGTGGTTGAAAATACGACAAAGAAATATAATTGAGCAAACAGGAGTATCTGTGGAAAGGTATCTCATTTACATTCCCTGCATCCATCTGTGatcatgtattttaaagaagtcACTTTAAGAACATTTATTTGCAAGAGCAAAGGAACTACTAAATCTTGGTTTCCAACAGACACCAACCTAGATTCCCTGGGTTTAACAGAACGGGTGGGAGTCCAAAGTCAAATACAGCACTACCAAACTTACTGTTGGTTATACCAGTTCTTTACTGGACATATTCTTAGACTAACCCTACAGAGAAATTATGCTACTACTAAGTTTCAGTAGACACAGCTTCATGTCAGTAACAGTACCCTTTCTGCACTACTTTTCTACTTTGGACATTATTAACGACAACCAAAAAAAGGCAATCAATCCCTGTGCTCATATTCAAGCAGAGAAACACTTAAGACAAAGGTATGGAATTCTGTCATCTCAAGACATCTAATCAGTCTCTCAAACTTGGTACAAATAGTAACACAAGCTCTAAAGCctcagaatttaagaaaaaagatctgCTGAGCAAAACCAGCCGAAAAATTTAAATTAGCACAAAAAGCAACTGTATACTAATTGATCATAAGCATTACCATCAAGGTAGTGCTTTAAAGCACTATTAGCTTTTTAACAGTTAATAGAAAAAGTGAACATTACTCATTCCatcaaacaaaagtaaaacattcATTACTACCTCCAAACAATGATTCTCTGGAAAGTCAGTATCAATTAaattgaaagcagaagaaaacccTATAGTGATTTCACAATGACTTCACAGAGTTCCTTCTCTGTTATGCACAATAATTAATTCATGTCTTTGAAAGATAAGGAGGGGGAAAATATCCTACCTACTTCTTTAATCCTAGCCCATAAAGCATCTTCTCTATAAGCATTACTTCTACGGATACAGAAGACAGCTTCTTTTGCTCAACAGGTCACAGGAAATAACTAGTAATTGATATATAAGCAAAAAAACAccagaacatttttctgctttgatatTATCgcctctacttttttttttttttaaactagcaCTTCCATCTTTCCTCTGCATCATAACTGATAACCTTTACCTTTAACTGCTACTGTCCAAAGGTTTCCAGAAGGATTAGAGCTTTTGCCTGAGAGATCTGAGTAACCAAAAAGAGTATCTCACTGTAGACAGACCCAATGCTTTCTCgcctcagcctctccccacctTCCTGGCAAAAAAGCAAACGAACACCTGTCCCTCTTCTTTTAGGGGACCTGAAATCAATATCAATGGGGCTCTGGAAGAGACCCGAGAATCCTTTATACATCTCCACTTATCTTGCAAGCAGCATTATCACAACAACTGTTAGAAAGATAAGAACCAGTAACACAACTCGATTTTGCTCTTATTCACCCCTTCCCCTACTCGACCTGAAAGAATTGTcccaataaaaacattttctgaataaCCAATTAtcttcataaaaacaaaatgttcctgGCCTCTAATGCTACAGCAGTAACGCAAATAAATCAAAAGTTCAAAACTGTACAATGCTTAATTGCTGCAGGTCAAACAAAATAAGATAACTTACCATCATCTCCTCCTGGAGGGGTGGGggtgagagaaataaaaatccataagcattaaaaacatcatttccACAGCAAAGCAGTAATGACACACAGGCTTTACTATAAAAACTTAAAGAGTGCAATAAACTTAGTTAATCTCCCAGAAAACAATCTATTTTccatcctcttcttcctcctcaagaCAACCTGAGATTAGACACTTTATAATAAAGAGAGAGACTAAATTTAAACACTTAGTAGCAGTTGATTTATATGTTCTTGAAAGCCATTTTTAAGCTTCTGAAAGACAGTGAAGAAATCTCATTCTCCAGTTCACATTATTCAAGGATCTGACCACTGCTTTTTTCTGGAAATTCTAATCCATGAGTTAAGCTACTCTCGCAATTCTTTTTAGTTGTATATACCACTAATGTATTACCTCACTATTTGTAATTACAAAAATCCCTCTTGAGTTTCTAATGTCTGGTGATGTTTtctaagtactttttttttttttaaatgggaaatgaGACACTGACAGGGGAAAGCTGATTCACTTACAACATACTGTTATAGTTCTCagttttgatttgaaaatttaaaactcAAGTCAttggcatatttttaaaaaccaaaTACCTGAGCCTTCCTAGGTATCTACTCTTTCTTAAGACAATGCAATTATTTGTACACTTTTAATAGACTATGTTTATGGAAAACATACAGCTACATTATACTAGGATGACTACGAGTTCAAGGGATTAAGTTAAAtgctctagaaaaaaaacaaggaaaggaaacagtTGTGCTGAAAGTTGTGTTGAATTTTAAGTCCTTCCCATCTACACTAGAAAGTCACTACTGTGGCACTTCTCTGTCGAATACCTTTAGATATACTTGAATTGTCAAGTTAGCTCCCCTGACATTAATAAGCCTATTGCTTAATAAGCCCTATGCTATAGGCTGTGCTTTCACATGCTTGAAATTAAGCTCATACGTAATCAAGTATCACAAACCTAAGTCTAGATATTTAAAGTTGACAACTGCCTCTACAtaggaaatttaaaaagcagaaagagataATATTCTTCAGTCTGTAGGTGTGCTATCATTTACACTGCAAAGTCACTAGGTTAAaagaattacattaaaaaaataaaatagaaaagaccCACCCCTACTAGGTGCCAGTGGATTTAAAGGGCGATAGACAGATCGAGgcctagaaaataaattagaaa
The Cygnus olor isolate bCygOlo1 chromosome 3, bCygOlo1.pri.v2, whole genome shotgun sequence genome window above contains:
- the ERO1B gene encoding ERO1-like protein beta isoform X1, translating into MSGGGAGRSGAALRLLAALGCVLTAEAQLTGVLDDCLCDIESIDDFNTFKIFPKIQKLQERDYFRYYKVNLKRPCPFWADDGHCSIKDCHVEPCPESKIPVGIKAGSSNKYSKAANHSKELEDCEQANKLGAVNSTLSNQSKEAFIDWARYDDSQDHFCELDDERSPDAQYVDLLLNPERYTGYKGPSAWRVWNSIYEENCFKPRSVYRPLNPLAPSRGGDDGESFYTWLEGLCLEKRVFYKLISGLHASINLHLCANYLLEETWGKPSWGPNVKEFTRRFDPIETKGEGPRRLKNLYFLYLIELRALSKVAPYFERSVVDLYTGNGHEDAESKALLLEIFRDTKSFHMHFDEKSMFAGDKKGAKSLKEEFRLHFKNISRIMDCVGCDKCRLWGKLQTQGLGTALKILFSEKEIQNLPENSPSKGFQLTRQEIVALVNAFGRLSTSIKELQNFKVLLQRTR
- the ERO1B gene encoding ERO1-like protein beta isoform X2, which codes for MSGGGAGRSGAALRLLAALGCVLTAEAQLTGVLDDCLCDIESIDDFNTFKIFPKIQKLQERDYFRYYKVNLKRPCPFWADDGHCSIKDCHVEPCPESKIPVGIKAGSSNKYSKAANHSKELEDCEQANKLGAVNSTLSNQSKEAFIDWARYDDSQDHFCELDDERSPDAQYVDLLLNPERYTGYKGPSAWRVWNSIYEENCFKPRSVYRPLNPLAPSRGESFYTWLEGLCLEKRVFYKLISGLHASINLHLCANYLLEETWGKPSWGPNVKEFTRRFDPIETKGEGPRRLKNLYFLYLIELRALSKVAPYFERSVVDLYTGNGHEDAESKALLLEIFRDTKSFHMHFDEKSMFAGDKKGAKSLKEEFRLHFKNISRIMDCVGCDKCRLWGKLQTQGLGTALKILFSEKEIQNLPENSPSKGFQLTRQEIVALVNAFGRLSTSIKELQNFKVLLQRTR